In Tribolium castaneum strain GA2 chromosome 4, icTriCast1.1, whole genome shotgun sequence, one DNA window encodes the following:
- the LOC662036 gene encoding lachesin isoform X1 has protein sequence MHSRSGVWEAPFLLLLSSFFSVYVTAALVGVSESSKSRFVESVKPIVQRPYFDDVGPRNVTAVVGQSALLNCRVKHPGDRRVSWMRKRDLHILTSDIHTYTGDARFSVRHPEHSDDWDLRIAYVQKRDAGVYECQVNTEPKINLAITLNVEDASSLAATHPDPRSKDAQATISGPPEVYVKKGSTISLTCSVNVHSTPPSSVLWYHGASVVDFDSPRGGISLETEKTEAGTTSKLLVTKALLSDSGNYTCMPSNASPASAVVHVLNGEHPAAMQTSRAGVRRQMALLATFSLLVVTSVR, from the exons TTACAGCTGCCCTGGTGGGAGTCTCGGAAAGTTCCAAGTCCCGGTTTGTGGAATCGGTGAAACCGATCGTGCAAAGGCCCTATTTCGATGACGTCGGCCCTAGAAACGTCACCGCCGTCGTGGGCCAGTCAGCTTTGCTCAATTGCCGAGTCAAACATCCAGGCGACAGAAGG GTCTCCTGGATGCGTAAACGCGACCTCCACATCCTGACCTCTGACATCCACACATACACCGGAGACGCTCGTTTCAGCGTCCGCCATCCGGAGCACAGCGACGACTGGGATCTGCGCATTGCTTACGTGCAGAAACGCGACGCCGGCGTCTACGAGTGTCAGGTGAACACCGAGCCCAAGATTAATCTCGCCATCACGTTGAACGTCGAGG ACGCGTCCTCTCTTGCAGCAACACATCCGGACCCTCGCTCCAAAG ATGCCCAGGCGACGATTTCCGGTCCGCCGGAAGTGTACGTGAAGAAGGGCAGCACGATATCGCTCACGTGTTCCGTGAACGTCCATTCGACCCCTCCCTCGTCCGTGCTGTGGTACCATGGTGCTTCCGTGGTGGACTTCGACTCGCCTCGTGGCGGCATCAGCCTCGAAACGGAAAAAACTGAGGCAGGCACCACCAGCAAATTACTGGTCACCAAAGCTCTACTTTCCGACTCCGGAAATTACACTTGCATGCCGTCCAACGCCAGTCCCGCATCGGCCGTCGTTCACGTCCTCAATG GGGAGCACCCGGCAGCGATGCAGACGAGTCGGGCAGGCGTGCGACGTCAAATGGCCCTTTTGGCGACATTTTCTCTGCTGGTGGTGACCTCAGTAAGATGA
- the LOC662036 gene encoding lachesin isoform X2 — MHSRSGVWEAPFLLLLSSFFSVYAALVGVSESSKSRFVESVKPIVQRPYFDDVGPRNVTAVVGQSALLNCRVKHPGDRRVSWMRKRDLHILTSDIHTYTGDARFSVRHPEHSDDWDLRIAYVQKRDAGVYECQVNTEPKINLAITLNVEDASSLAATHPDPRSKDAQATISGPPEVYVKKGSTISLTCSVNVHSTPPSSVLWYHGASVVDFDSPRGGISLETEKTEAGTTSKLLVTKALLSDSGNYTCMPSNASPASAVVHVLNGEHPAAMQTSRAGVRRQMALLATFSLLVVTSVR, encoded by the exons CTGCCCTGGTGGGAGTCTCGGAAAGTTCCAAGTCCCGGTTTGTGGAATCGGTGAAACCGATCGTGCAAAGGCCCTATTTCGATGACGTCGGCCCTAGAAACGTCACCGCCGTCGTGGGCCAGTCAGCTTTGCTCAATTGCCGAGTCAAACATCCAGGCGACAGAAGG GTCTCCTGGATGCGTAAACGCGACCTCCACATCCTGACCTCTGACATCCACACATACACCGGAGACGCTCGTTTCAGCGTCCGCCATCCGGAGCACAGCGACGACTGGGATCTGCGCATTGCTTACGTGCAGAAACGCGACGCCGGCGTCTACGAGTGTCAGGTGAACACCGAGCCCAAGATTAATCTCGCCATCACGTTGAACGTCGAGG ACGCGTCCTCTCTTGCAGCAACACATCCGGACCCTCGCTCCAAAG ATGCCCAGGCGACGATTTCCGGTCCGCCGGAAGTGTACGTGAAGAAGGGCAGCACGATATCGCTCACGTGTTCCGTGAACGTCCATTCGACCCCTCCCTCGTCCGTGCTGTGGTACCATGGTGCTTCCGTGGTGGACTTCGACTCGCCTCGTGGCGGCATCAGCCTCGAAACGGAAAAAACTGAGGCAGGCACCACCAGCAAATTACTGGTCACCAAAGCTCTACTTTCCGACTCCGGAAATTACACTTGCATGCCGTCCAACGCCAGTCCCGCATCGGCCGTCGTTCACGTCCTCAATG GGGAGCACCCGGCAGCGATGCAGACGAGTCGGGCAGGCGTGCGACGTCAAATGGCCCTTTTGGCGACATTTTCTCTGCTGGTGGTGACCTCAGTAAGATGA
- the LOC662036 gene encoding lachesin isoform X3: MHSRSGVWEAPFLLLLSSFFSVYVTAALVGVSESSKSRFVESVKPIVQRPYFDDVGPRNVTAVVGQSALLNCRVKHPGDRRVSWMRKRDLHILTSDIHTYTGDARFSVRHPEHSDDWDLRIAYVQKRDAGVYECQVNTEPKINLAITLNVEDAQATISGPPEVYVKKGSTISLTCSVNVHSTPPSSVLWYHGASVVDFDSPRGGISLETEKTEAGTTSKLLVTKALLSDSGNYTCMPSNASPASAVVHVLNGEHPAAMQTSRAGVRRQMALLATFSLLVVTSVR; this comes from the exons TTACAGCTGCCCTGGTGGGAGTCTCGGAAAGTTCCAAGTCCCGGTTTGTGGAATCGGTGAAACCGATCGTGCAAAGGCCCTATTTCGATGACGTCGGCCCTAGAAACGTCACCGCCGTCGTGGGCCAGTCAGCTTTGCTCAATTGCCGAGTCAAACATCCAGGCGACAGAAGG GTCTCCTGGATGCGTAAACGCGACCTCCACATCCTGACCTCTGACATCCACACATACACCGGAGACGCTCGTTTCAGCGTCCGCCATCCGGAGCACAGCGACGACTGGGATCTGCGCATTGCTTACGTGCAGAAACGCGACGCCGGCGTCTACGAGTGTCAGGTGAACACCGAGCCCAAGATTAATCTCGCCATCACGTTGAACGTCGAGG ATGCCCAGGCGACGATTTCCGGTCCGCCGGAAGTGTACGTGAAGAAGGGCAGCACGATATCGCTCACGTGTTCCGTGAACGTCCATTCGACCCCTCCCTCGTCCGTGCTGTGGTACCATGGTGCTTCCGTGGTGGACTTCGACTCGCCTCGTGGCGGCATCAGCCTCGAAACGGAAAAAACTGAGGCAGGCACCACCAGCAAATTACTGGTCACCAAAGCTCTACTTTCCGACTCCGGAAATTACACTTGCATGCCGTCCAACGCCAGTCCCGCATCGGCCGTCGTTCACGTCCTCAATG GGGAGCACCCGGCAGCGATGCAGACGAGTCGGGCAGGCGTGCGACGTCAAATGGCCCTTTTGGCGACATTTTCTCTGCTGGTGGTGACCTCAGTAAGATGA